A stretch of Zootoca vivipara chromosome 13, rZooViv1.1, whole genome shotgun sequence DNA encodes these proteins:
- the LOC132593105 gene encoding olfactory receptor 6B1-like: MLTLERRNETIITEFVLRGFGELQELHILLFILFLIIYIMTMAGNLIIVTLVVTDQHLHTPMYFFLGNLSCLETCYSSTILPRMLTSLLSKNPGVSVNGCIVQLWAFVLLAVTECYLLAAMSYDRYIAICRPLHYSVLMNFKVCLQLVAGSWIGSFLIDTILLGFILQVTFCGHNVIEHFFCDFIPMMNLACSDASRVKLVSAVLTSISTLPPFVLTIASYVYIITAILGIPSATGRQKAFSTCSSHLIVVTIFYGSLTTVYLLQDNNQLRTLNKVFSIFYTILTPLVNPLIYSLRNKEVKEALRRAVNKYDHPVQTAAIQDYAVVPYRDQNCNLVIISTTL; the protein is encoded by the exons atgttgacatTGGAGAGGAGAAATGAAACCATCATTACAGAATTTGTCCTTCGTGGCTTTGGAGAGCTCCAGGAGTTACATATTCTTCTCTTCATACTGTTTCTAATTATCTACATCATGACTATGGCTGGGAACCTGATCATTGTCACATTGGTTGTGACTGATCAGCACCTCCACacccccatgtatttcttcctgggCAACTTGTCTTGCTTGGAGACCTGCTATAGCTCAACCATCCTCCCCAGAATGCTGACCAGTTTATTAAGCAAAAACCCAGGTGTATCCGTTAATGGCTGCATTGTGCAATTATGGGCATTTGTATTATTAGCAGTAACTGAGTGCTATCTTTTGGCAGCAATGTCTTATGACCGTTACATAGCAATATGCCGCCCCTTGCATTATTCTGTCCTTATGAATTTCAAGGTTTGCCTCCAGCTGGTAGCCGGGTCTTGGATTGGCAGTTTTCTCATAGACACAATATTGTTAGGTTTTATACTACAGGTAACCTTCTGTGGCCACAATGTGATTGAGCATTTCTTTTGCGATTTCATTCCAATGATGAACCTGGCCTGCAGTGATGCAAGTCGGGTGAAACTGGTATCGGCTGTTCTGACTTCTATCTCTACCCTGCCACCATTCGTTCTGACTATAGCATCATACGTGTACATCATCACTGCCATTCTTGGCATCCCATCCGCCACAGGAAGGCAAAAGGCTTTCTCTACTTGCTCTTCCCATCTCATTGTGGTGACCATTTTCTATGGCTCTCTCACCACTGTGTATCTTTTACAAGACAACAATCAACTGAGAACACTCAATAAGGTATTCTCTATCTTTTATACCATCTTGACACCTCTGGTTAATCCCCTTATATACAGCCTGAGGAATAAAGAGGTGAAGGAGGCCTTAAGGAGAGCAGTCAACAAATAT gatcatccagtccaaaccgCTGCAATACAGGactatgcagttgtcccatatagGGATCAAAACTGCAACCTtgtcattatcagcaccacactctaa